AACCGTCTCCCCTGGAGACATTGTGGTGGAGATCCTGAGCTGGCTGGCCTTCCTGCAGCGCTGGACCGTCCTCACCCAACTGCTGGTGGTCTTGGCAGTGATGGTGATCGCAAGAACCCGAAGCATGCAGCTCGGGATGAGTCGCTATCGCCATCGCTTTCAGCAACTGGTCCCTGAAGCCTTGCGCGTCCTGATTGGGCCGGCGCTCATCTTGATCACAGCGGGTGGTTTCGCCCTGGCGCAGGCCCCATTTGGCCTGTTGCGTTATTTCGGACTTCTGTGGCTGGGATGGAACCTGTTCACACCTCTCAAGCTGCTCGTGGAGCGGGTCAATCCCCGCTTTCCGATCGGAGAAGTGGAGACCACGCTGTTCAAGCCGATCTATGTGTTTAGTGCCACGCTTTCACTGCTAAGCCTGCTCGGAAGCCGGGAAAACCTGGCGAGAATCGGCATCGCCACACTGTTTGGTGTTGATATCACCCTCGGCAAGATTTACACCGCCATCGTGGCGATTTATCTGATCGTGACCGTTGCCTCAAGACCAGCGGCTCTGATGGCCTGGCTCAGCGGTGTGGTGTTTGGCGTCAAGCAACGGAACCAGCGCGGCCTCGAGCTGCTATTCCGTTACAGCGTGATCGGCATTGGCGTAATCGGCGTTGCCTATTACATCGGGATCACGGGCAACGCCTTTATTGCCATTGCCGGTGGACTCTCAGTGGGCATCGGCTTCGGCACCAAAGAAATCATCTCCAACTTCATCAGCAGCATCTGGCTGCTGTTTGAAGGATCCGTCCGACCAGGAGAAATCCTGATGATCAACGGGGATCCCTGCACCGTGCGCAAACTTGGTTTGCGTGCCACCCAACTGCGGCGAGGGCGGGACGGCGCCGAGTTGCTGATTCCCAACCAGAACTTTTTCACCCAAGAGGCGGCCTCTTACACAGCTACGGAAACCTCCCGTCGCGACAGCGTGGAAGTTGGCACTGCTTATGACCATGACCCCGATCGCGTGATCAAGATTCTGCTGGAGGTCGCAAAAGAACATTCAAAAGTGAAGGAGTATCCACCGGCATCGGCCTTTGTCACCGAATTTGCCGACTCCTCCATCAACTACAAAATGCTGTTCTGGGTTGCCGATCCCCTGGATGCCTTTGCTGTGGGCAGTGATCTGCGACGCGCCATCTGGAAACGTTTTGACAAAGAGAACATCACCATTCCCTTCCCGCAGCGTCAGGTGTATCCGATGGAATGGCCACCCAGCAAGCAGACCAGCCTCCGCCCCCAACTCCAAGCCGAAATCCTTCCAGAAACCGAGAGCCAAGAGGACGTCAGCTAAGTTTTCGGTCGCGTCGCATCAGTCTCATCCCTGATCTCCAAGCAGCCGCAAAGCCCAACATTGAATTTCTGCAGAGCAATGGCGGGCTCATTGCAGGGACGCTGGTCCTGATCGCCGCTTGGATGCTGCTGCAGTTGCTGAGCCGGCATGGACGCAATCTGGGCAGCAGCCTGGCCAAGGCCATTCGCCGACCGGTGCTCATCGGTCTTGGACTCACCTTGTATGTGAGCTGGATCACGCACCAAACCAATCGCCAACTGACTCTGGTGGCGCAATCGGGCGTGGATCGACTGTCGATGACGATGCTGATCGCCAGCATCACCTGGGCCGTGATGAACGTGGGGCAGACGCTGCTGCTCTCCGCATCCATGCGCCACTGGATTCAGATTGAAGACCAGCAGGACGAAGCCATGCTGATCAATGTGTTGAGCAGGCTCTACACAATTCTGGTACTGCTGATCGCGACAGCTGCATTGATGGTGAACTTCGGAATTCCATCAGCAGCGATTGCCACCGTGCTGGGCGGCGCGGGAATTGGCTTCACGTTCGCCACACAGCAGATCAGCCAGAACTTCCTCTCCGGCTTCATGCTGTTTTTCAATCGCCCCTTCAAAGAAGGCGACTGGATCAGTGCCAACAACCTGGAAGGAACGGTGGAAAAAATTGGCTGGTATTACACACGAATTCGCACCTTTGAGCGGCGACCGCTGCACATTCCCAATTCAGTATTTGCCACAACGCCGATCACCAATCCCGGTCAGATGTACAACCGCAGGATCAAGGCCAACATCAGCCTGCGCTACGAAGACCTGGACCGCATCCAGGGAATCACTGAAGACGTGAAAACCATGTTGGAAGAGCATCCTGATATCGACCACAACCAGATCATCCTGGTCAATTTCAATGCCTGGGATTCATCCTCCATCAACATGATGGTTTACTGCTTCACCGACACAACGGTCTGGAAAGAGTGGCTGGAGATCCAGCAAAAGATCTTCCTGCAGATTGCCGCGATCGTGAAGCGCAGTGGCGCTGACTTTGCCTTCAACTGCACCACCCTTTACCCCGCACCAGACGCCAAAGTCACAGCCCTCAAAAGCACCGTCGATCAAATCAGCCAGGCCGCATAAACAGAAACCGATTCAACGGTGCCCGACCTGGTGCAATGGTCACCTGCATTCTCCGCGAGTCAGTGCAACACTCAGCATCAAGCCTTTCGACCGGAGTCCTGGCTGACGCCGTTGTCATCCATTCCTTCAACTGGACGCGGAGGTATAGAAGCGCAGGGCAAACAACCAGAAGGCACGTGCGATCGCAAAGAACAGCAGCGCCAAAGCCAAGCCCGCCAACAACATCGGCACCGCCGCCTCACCCAGCAACACCTGGGCGGGAACAGTCGTGAGAAAGGCCACCGGCAGCACGAACGTGAACAACAGGCGCAGGGTCGGCGGATAGGCACTGAGCGGATAACGACCGGAGGCCAGTAGTGCCCGCAACACCTCAGTGGCATTCCAGGTTTTGACGAACCAGATGCTGGTGGCGGCAATCAGAAACCAGAGCGAATAGAGGATCAGGCCACCGGCCAGCAACATGACCAACACGGCAAACAGGGCAGGCAAGCTGACCACCACACCGGCCTGATGGCTGCCCCAGGCCAAAAGCCCCAATCCAAGACCGATTTCCGGCAGCCCTGCTGGCGACAACGTGCGCAACGACAACCAGAACTGGCTGTCGATCGGTTTGAGCAGCACGAAATCCAAGGTGCCCTCCCGCACATGGGTGACGATCGCCCCGAGGTTGGGTCGGAGCCAGGTGGTGGCCATGCCGTCGAACACCGTGTAGAGCCCCTGCACCATCAGAGCCTGGGCCCAGCTCCAGCCCCCTAACGTCTGATCGGGGCCATAGAACAGCGAGAGCAGCAACAGGCTGCCGCTGAGGCTCATCGCCACCGCTAGCAGCTCAATCAACACATTGGCTTGATATTCCAGCTGCACTGCCACAGCGGTGCCCCAGAAGCGACGCAGGGTTCGCCAGTACCGTCCCATCAGGCCCCCATGGCGCTGTAACGCCGCACGCCAGCCCGCCAGAGCAGCAGCACCAGCGGCAACAACAAGGCGATCCAGGCCAACTGGGCCCCGAAACCCGCCAACAGATCCACGGGTTGGCCCGCCAGCACGCGCGCCGGGAAATCGATCAGATACGGGAACGGCGTCCACTCGGCCACGGCCCGAACCGCCGGCGGAAAAGCCGTGAGTGGCGCCAACAACCCGGAAAGGAACAGGAAGGGGATGAACTGGAGACGTTCCAGGGCGCTGGCCTTCTCACTCCAGAAACAGAGGGCTGCAATCAGGCTCTGGAACAGGAAGGCGATGGCAAAGGCCATCCAGGTGGCCAACCAGGCCAGCAGGAACCCCCCGAACGACGGCAGCCAGAAGGCCTGGGGCTGCACTGCAAAAAACACGGCCGCGATCAGAGCCGCGAAGGGCAAACGTGTGAGCTGCTCGCCCAGGTGGGCTGCCACATAACGCCAAAGCGGATGCAGCGGTTGCAGCAGATAGGGCGATAGCCGACCGAGAAGAGCGTCTTCCTCAAAGGCATACACCACCCACACCACCGAGAACTGGCGCACCAGAAAGGCGCTGAGGAAATAACGATCCAGGGCCACACCATCCAGCCCCAGCCCTGAGCGCGCGTCGCTGCCGCTCCAGACGCTGAGCATGATGAAAGGCAGCACTCCGGAGAGAGCCCAGAGGGCGATCTCGGCGCGGTACTCGAGCATGTGGGCGTACTGGGACCCCAGCAACACCCGGATGATCCGCCGGTTAAGCCCGAAGATCCGCATCAGACCCGGCCCTGGCGGAACAACCCACCGATCAGTTCCTCAATCGGCGGATCAGTCACATCCAAATCGCGCACCGCAAAACGTTCCAGCAGCTGGGCCACCACGACAGTGAGCTGATCGCGAGGTACCAGCAGCCGCACATCACACCCCTCCATCAACTCCAACCGTCCCAAACCAGCCAAAGCTTCCGGCTCCACGGGCGACTCCAACTCCAGCCGCACCTCCCGCTCCGGAGCCAGCTGATCGGCAAGCACTTCAAGGGGGCCGTCGTGGAACAACCGCCCCTGGTGAATCAGCAGCACCCGGGGGCACAGCGCTGTGATGTCAGCCATGTAATGGCTGGTGAGCAGCACCGTTGCCCCCGTGCGCCGGTTGTACTCGGCCAAAAACTGGCGAACCCGGGCCTGGGCATTCACATCCAACCCCAGCGTCGGTTCATCGAGAAACAACACCTCCGGCTCGTGCAAAAGCGCCGCCAACAGTTCGGCCTTCATTCGCTGACCGAGGGAAAGCTTGCGCACCGGCCGGGTGAGCTCCTCCCCCAGCTCCAGCAAATCCGCCAGCTCGTTGATCCGCCGCCGAGCCACACCATCGGGAATGCCGTAGACGGCCGCATTCACCCGCAGTGAATCCATCGGCGGCAGATCCCAGAGCAGCTGCTGCTTCTGACCCATCACCAGAGTGATCCGGCGCAGAAACTCCGCCTGACGGCGCTGCGGCCGGTGCCCCGCCACCTGCACATCCCCAGCACTGGGGTGAATCAACCCGCAGAGCATCTTCAAGGTGGTGGTCTTGCCGGCGCCATTGGCGCCGAGAAAACCCACCATCTCGCCGGGCTCGATCCGAAAGGAGACGTCCTGCACCGCCGTCACATCCCGCGTGCGGCGGCGAACGAAATGGCGCAGGGTGCCGGCCAGTCCGGGCTGCTTCTCGGCAACCCGGTAGATCTTGCTCAGCCCCTCGACCTGAATCACCAACTCAGCTCAGGTCCGCCAGGCGCTTGCGGGCCAGATCCGCCTGGGCCTGCTTCTCCGCCAGGTTGGCCTTGCATTCCGCCACCACCTCCGGCGGTGCCTTATCGGCGAAGTTGGGATTCCCAAGCCGGCCCGCCAGGCCCTTGATCTCCTTCTCGGCCTTGGCGATGTCTTTCTCGAGGCGGCCCTTGAGCGCATCGAGATCCACCAGGCCTTCGATCGGCAGCAGCACCTGCAGCTCACCGCTCACTCCCGCCAGGGCCTTGGCCACCGGAGCCGCATCAGCTTCCGCCGGCGCCATCACCGCCACCGACTCCGCTCGCGTCAAGGCTGTGATGTCGGCCGTGCCCTTGGTGAGCACAGCCGCCAACTCGCCGCGGCCCGTAACGAAACGCACCGGCACCGATTGAGAGGGCTTGAGGCCCGCCACCGCCCGCAGGTTGCGCACGAGGCGGATGGCACCAATCAACTCCGCGAAGGCGGCTTCCAAGGCATCATCCAGAGCGCTTTCATCCAAGGCCGGCCAGGGCTGCAACGCCAAGAAGGTGGTCTCCGGCTCGCCGGTGACGCTGTGCCAAAGCTCCTCGGTGAGGTGGGGCATCAGCGGGTGCAGCATCAGGTGCATCTGACTGATCACCTTGGCCAGCACCTGCTTGGCCACCCGCTGATCAGCCAGGGCCTCGGCTGAGGGGTTCTCACCGGGGTTGAGCCGGCGCTTGCTCAGC
This region of Synechococcus sp. NOUM97013 genomic DNA includes:
- a CDS encoding mechanosensitive ion channel family protein, encoding MNFVLPPLFGTVSPGDIVVEILSWLAFLQRWTVLTQLLVVLAVMVIARTRSMQLGMSRYRHRFQQLVPEALRVLIGPALILITAGGFALAQAPFGLLRYFGLLWLGWNLFTPLKLLVERVNPRFPIGEVETTLFKPIYVFSATLSLLSLLGSRENLARIGIATLFGVDITLGKIYTAIVAIYLIVTVASRPAALMAWLSGVVFGVKQRNQRGLELLFRYSVIGIGVIGVAYYIGITGNAFIAIAGGLSVGIGFGTKEIISNFISSIWLLFEGSVRPGEILMINGDPCTVRKLGLRATQLRRGRDGAELLIPNQNFFTQEAASYTATETSRRDSVEVGTAYDHDPDRVIKILLEVAKEHSKVKEYPPASAFVTEFADSSINYKMLFWVADPLDAFAVGSDLRRAIWKRFDKENITIPFPQRQVYPMEWPPSKQTSLRPQLQAEILPETESQEDVS
- a CDS encoding mechanosensitive ion channel family protein, giving the protein MLLQLLSRHGRNLGSSLAKAIRRPVLIGLGLTLYVSWITHQTNRQLTLVAQSGVDRLSMTMLIASITWAVMNVGQTLLLSASMRHWIQIEDQQDEAMLINVLSRLYTILVLLIATAALMVNFGIPSAAIATVLGGAGIGFTFATQQISQNFLSGFMLFFNRPFKEGDWISANNLEGTVEKIGWYYTRIRTFERRPLHIPNSVFATTPITNPGQMYNRRIKANISLRYEDLDRIQGITEDVKTMLEEHPDIDHNQIILVNFNAWDSSSINMMVYCFTDTTVWKEWLEIQQKIFLQIAAIVKRSGADFAFNCTTLYPAPDAKVTALKSTVDQISQAA
- a CDS encoding ABC transporter permease, giving the protein MGRYWRTLRRFWGTAVAVQLEYQANVLIELLAVAMSLSGSLLLLSLFYGPDQTLGGWSWAQALMVQGLYTVFDGMATTWLRPNLGAIVTHVREGTLDFVLLKPIDSQFWLSLRTLSPAGLPEIGLGLGLLAWGSHQAGVVVSLPALFAVLVMLLAGGLILYSLWFLIAATSIWFVKTWNATEVLRALLASGRYPLSAYPPTLRLLFTFVLPVAFLTTVPAQVLLGEAAVPMLLAGLALALLFFAIARAFWLFALRFYTSASS
- a CDS encoding ABC-2 family transporter protein — its product is MRIFGLNRRIIRVLLGSQYAHMLEYRAEIALWALSGVLPFIMLSVWSGSDARSGLGLDGVALDRYFLSAFLVRQFSVVWVVYAFEEDALLGRLSPYLLQPLHPLWRYVAAHLGEQLTRLPFAALIAAVFFAVQPQAFWLPSFGGFLLAWLATWMAFAIAFLFQSLIAALCFWSEKASALERLQFIPFLFLSGLLAPLTAFPPAVRAVAEWTPFPYLIDFPARVLAGQPVDLLAGFGAQLAWIALLLPLVLLLWRAGVRRYSAMGA
- a CDS encoding ATP-binding cassette domain-containing protein, which codes for MIQVEGLSKIYRVAEKQPGLAGTLRHFVRRRTRDVTAVQDVSFRIEPGEMVGFLGANGAGKTTTLKMLCGLIHPSAGDVQVAGHRPQRRQAEFLRRITLVMGQKQQLLWDLPPMDSLRVNAAVYGIPDGVARRRINELADLLELGEELTRPVRKLSLGQRMKAELLAALLHEPEVLFLDEPTLGLDVNAQARVRQFLAEYNRRTGATVLLTSHYMADITALCPRVLLIHQGRLFHDGPLEVLADQLAPEREVRLELESPVEPEALAGLGRLELMEGCDVRLLVPRDQLTVVVAQLLERFAVRDLDVTDPPIEELIGGLFRQGRV